A window from Actinomycetospora corticicola encodes these proteins:
- a CDS encoding NADP-dependent oxidoreductase: MTSRAAQYARYGGPEVLEIVEREDPQPGPGQVRLAVRAAGVNPADWKLRTGAFNPGDDAPERPVVPGFDVAGTVEALGEGVTTLAEGDEVLGGTRGGAQAERALADADALVAKPAALSWEVAGSLATVVSTAYRVLERLGVSPGQVLLVHGASGGVGIVATQVALARGITVIGSAGERHQDDVRALGATPVVHGDGLVDGVRAVTDRVDAVFDAAGRGSLADLVALAGGPDRVVTIAHPDAAEHGVEFSSGGGVDGALAEFVGQLAAGTFRAPEVVVYPLEEVGKAQEDNRTGAVSGKLVVIP; encoded by the coding sequence ATGACGTCACGCGCCGCGCAGTACGCCCGCTACGGCGGGCCGGAGGTCCTCGAGATCGTGGAGCGCGAGGACCCGCAGCCGGGCCCGGGCCAGGTCCGCCTCGCCGTGCGTGCGGCCGGGGTCAACCCGGCGGACTGGAAGCTGCGGACCGGCGCGTTCAACCCGGGGGACGACGCCCCGGAGCGGCCCGTCGTCCCCGGCTTCGACGTCGCCGGCACGGTGGAGGCGCTCGGCGAGGGCGTCACGACCCTCGCCGAGGGCGACGAGGTGCTCGGCGGGACGAGGGGCGGTGCCCAGGCGGAACGGGCCCTCGCGGACGCCGACGCCCTGGTCGCGAAGCCGGCCGCGCTGTCGTGGGAGGTCGCCGGGTCCCTGGCCACCGTCGTCTCCACCGCGTACCGCGTCCTCGAGCGGCTCGGCGTGTCCCCGGGGCAGGTGCTGCTCGTCCACGGCGCGTCGGGCGGCGTCGGCATCGTCGCCACGCAGGTCGCGCTCGCCCGCGGGATCACGGTGATCGGCAGCGCGGGCGAGCGGCACCAGGACGACGTGCGGGCCCTCGGGGCCACGCCGGTGGTGCACGGGGACGGTCTCGTCGACGGGGTCCGCGCGGTCACCGACCGGGTGGACGCCGTGTTCGACGCCGCGGGCAGGGGCTCGCTCGCGGATCTCGTCGCGCTCGCGGGCGGCCCCGACCGCGTCGTCACCATCGCCCACCCCGACGCCGCCGAGCACGGCGTCGAGTTCTCCTCCGGCGGCGGCGTCGACGGCGCCCTCGCGGAGTTCGTCGGGCAGCTCGCGGCGGGGACGTTCCGCGCGCCGGAGGTGGTCGTCTACCCGCTCGAGGAGGTCGGGAAGGCGCAGGAGGACAACCGCACCGGCGCCGTGAGCGGCAAGCTCGTCGTCATCCCCTGA